The sequence below is a genomic window from Variovorax paradoxus.
CGACCCCGAGAAAAGTTTCGATTCGATCATGGAAATGGTTCGTGTTCCCATGGCACTCGTAGCGCGTGGAGACATCCCGGTCCAAGGGCCCCATGATCTAGTGCGTCTTGCCAAGGCTGCACCGGGCAAGTACAGCTATGGAACCTGGGGTGTCGGAAGTACCGCGCATCTCGCCTTTCTTCTGTTGGAGCAACAGCGCGGGATTGAGATGAACCATGTCCCGTACAACGGTGCGCCACCGACTTATGTTGCGCTGCGAGGCGGTCATATCGACTTCATTCTCGCGCAAGTACCCTGGGCCGTAGACGCCACAACCGACGGTAAGGCACGTGTCCTAGGGATCACAAGTGCTACACGCACTACCCTTGCGCCCTCAGTTCCTACCCTTGCTGAGGCAGGCCTGGAAGACTACGTTTTCGAGTCCTGGATGGGTCTCTATGCACCCAGAGGAACGCCAGCCAAGTTTCGCGAAGCCATGAGCAAGGAGCTCACGGCCTGGCTGCAGACTCCAGCCGCGCGCACAGAGCTCGCCCCAGCGGGCGCGGAGCCGAGCATCGGCGACGCGACTCAGTTGTTGAAGCGCCAGACGAAAGAGCTGGAATTTTGGCGACGTATCGTCAAAGCGAGATCAATTAGCATCGAGTGACGTGCTTGACTTCCAGTAGATGATTAATACGTTTGAGATAAATTTAGCATCCGCTGTCGTGCCTGTCACGGGTGCCGCGTCCGGTATCGGTCTAGCCATCTGCAAGTGCTTGCGGGGCTTGGGAGCGACGCCGCTTCTGTTAGACAAAGACGAAGATCTGTTGCGAAAAAGTGTGACGGAGGTGTTCGGTAGCGAGGACAAGCTCCACGAACGTCGCTGCTATGCGGTAGATGTGACGAATTCATCGCAGATTGACGAATGCTTTAATCAGATCGAGCTAGATCATGGTCCAGTGACTCACGCAGTGGCGAATGCTGGTATCAGCATGAATGCAAGTGTGCTCGAGATCTCCGACGAGGATTGGCACAAGGTGTTGGACGTGAACCTGCATGGCGTCATGTACTTCTGTCGCGCGGCTGCTAGGCAGTTGACGCGCCGACAGTCAGGCGCGATCGTCGCCATGTCATCGATCGCAGGATTCCAAGCCAGGCAAAGTCGGTTGAGTTACGCCGCTTCCAAGGCCGCCGTGGTGAACTTGGCGCGTGCATTGGCTCTTGACTTGGCGCCGTACGGGGTACGTGTCAATTCAGTTGCTCCGGGTGTGACGGACACGCCCATGCAGCGTCTGAATCCAGGATTTCGCGAATCGATGAGTGCCATAGTGCCGTTAGGCCGCGCGGGTACGCCAAGTGAAGTTGCGAACGTAGTGGCCTTTCTTCTTTCGGAAATGTCGGCCTATATCACGGGCGAAACTATCGTGGTGGACGGCGGCTTAACAGCGAGATATCGGTAGCGGTCGAACATCGAATTTAAGCGCCCGAGAAGGGCACCTTTTAGCCCTAAGGATGATGATGAACACAAGCACTGAAGCAACGAGGACTGCGCCCCATTCTGACGACTTTCAAATTGAAGCTCTGAGCCCTGTGATGGGTGCATCAATCCGCGGTTTGGACGTGTCTATTCCTCTTTCTGAAAAGATAGTCGAAAGGCTTAAGCAGCTGCTCCTGGACTACAAAGTCCTTTGCTTTCGCGAGCAGCATCTGTCGCTTGATGCGCAATTGGCTTTTACTCGGTGCTGGGGAACTCCGCTAGAACACACGATGGCGGACCAGCTCGCTGGAGTGCGTAACCACGTGCAGATTGCTACGAACGTCGGCCCGGATGGAAAGCCCAATGGAAAAAACCCTGTCGCTACGGCAATGCGGTGGCATACGGATAGGTCCTGGCGTCCGGACCCGGCCTTGGCAACGCTGCTATATGGTGTTGAGACTCCTCGAACGGGCGGAGAGACACGCTTCTGCAACACGTCCAAGGCTTACGAGGCTTTGTCTCCGGCCATGAAACTTCTGATTGATGGCTTACGTGTTGTCCACTCAGTGGCTTATTCGCGTCGTGCAGCTGGCGGACCTGAGGCCACGAAGTACGAATTGCACATCGGCCAGCCGACGCCGCATCCCTTGGTGCGACGGCATCCGGAGACCGGTGAAAAGGCCATCTTTCTTGGCAGCCATGCCTGGATGATCGAAGGAATGTCTGAGGAAGACAGTAGGACTATCATCGACGAGCTGATGGCGTTCACTACTCAAGACGCATTCGTATATCAGCATCCTTGGCGCCGCCACGATCTGGTCATTTGGGACAACCGTTGCACGTTGCATGCGGCCACGCCGTATGACACGGCGCGCGAGGTCCGCATTACCCATCGTACCGTCGTCCAGGGCGAACCCACCTTGCAGAGTGAGCAAGCGTGACGCAGATCGGCGGGTTCTATCTCGGGCCGCTCGATCGGGCGTTGCCCACACGATTCGGCCGGATCTACAGACCTGACGAGGCATGGCTTAGTCGTGCCGATTCGGAGCCGGTGCTGGATCCTGACTTGGCGATCGTCGATGCGCACCACCATCTCTGGGACCTCCCCGATTACACCTATTTGTTGCCGCAATTTTTAGCAGATGTGAACACAGGGCACCGCGTCGTTGGAACGGTCTTCAATGAATGCCATGCGATGTACCGGTTGGAGGGGCCGCCGCACCTGAAGTCGGTAGGCGAAGTGGAGTTTGCGAACGGCATGGCGGCAATGTGCGCGAGCGGCGTCTACGGACGGGCTCTTGTCAATGCAGGGATTGTGGGGTTCGCGGACTTGTTGAGCGACCGATTTGAAGAGGTCCTCGAGTTGCAGTGCAGGTACGGTGGCGGAAGGTTCAGGGGCGTGCGCTATGCAGGCAGTTGGGACAGCGACCCCAACATCGGGTCGAGTCATTCTGGTTCTGGGCCAGGGTTATATAAGCAACATCGGTTCCAGCGGGCTGTGAGGCGGCTGGGCCAACTAGGTCTGTCCTTTGACGCAGGCGTCTTACATACACAGCTAAATGACGTCGCTGAGTTGGCAGCAGCATGCCCCGACACCTCGATCGTGCTTTGTCATGTGGGCTCGCCAACCTGCTATGGACGATTCCGCAACCATGCTTCCGAAGTGTTTTCTAGCTGGAAGGATGGGATGAGCGTGCTGGCGCGACACGAGAACATATCGGTAAAGCTAGGCGGATTGATCATTCGTTTGCCTGCTTATGATTTTGGGCGGCATGACAGGCCATTAGATTCCACCTCCCTCGCTCGCCTCTGGCAGCCATACATGTCACATAGCGTTGACGTCTTCGGCCCCGGACGCTGCATGCTCGAGAGCAACTTTCCGGTGGACAAGATCGGCGTGGGATACCGCACGCTGTGGAACGCTTACAAGAGAGTGTTCTCCGATTACGAGCCATCCGAGAAGGAAGCTCTATTCAGTAAAACCGCTACTCGCGTGTATCGACTATCCCTCAACTGATTTGACTAGTACTTACATCGCACTCATATGAACGTTAGCACAGCCATTCTTTACACCGACGGCGATGGACGCGCTCGGTTCAGGCAACAAATTTTGGATATGCACGAGGGCTCTCCCGGCGTCCTGTTATCCGCGCCACTTCCTGCCGTGGAATTTCGCGTTCGATCAAGTCCCGTCGGCTT
It includes:
- a CDS encoding SDR family oxidoreductase gives rise to the protein MINTFEINLASAVVPVTGAASGIGLAICKCLRGLGATPLLLDKDEDLLRKSVTEVFGSEDKLHERRCYAVDVTNSSQIDECFNQIELDHGPVTHAVANAGISMNASVLEISDEDWHKVLDVNLHGVMYFCRAAARQLTRRQSGAIVAMSSIAGFQARQSRLSYAASKAAVVNLARALALDLAPYGVRVNSVAPGVTDTPMQRLNPGFRESMSAIVPLGRAGTPSEVANVVAFLLSEMSAYITGETIVVDGGLTARYR
- a CDS encoding amidohydrolase family protein, which produces MPTRFGRIYRPDEAWLSRADSEPVLDPDLAIVDAHHHLWDLPDYTYLLPQFLADVNTGHRVVGTVFNECHAMYRLEGPPHLKSVGEVEFANGMAAMCASGVYGRALVNAGIVGFADLLSDRFEEVLELQCRYGGGRFRGVRYAGSWDSDPNIGSSHSGSGPGLYKQHRFQRAVRRLGQLGLSFDAGVLHTQLNDVAELAAACPDTSIVLCHVGSPTCYGRFRNHASEVFSSWKDGMSVLARHENISVKLGGLIIRLPAYDFGRHDRPLDSTSLARLWQPYMSHSVDVFGPGRCMLESNFPVDKIGVGYRTLWNAYKRVFSDYEPSEKEALFSKTATRVYRLSLN
- a CDS encoding TauD/TfdA family dioxygenase encodes the protein MNTSTEATRTAPHSDDFQIEALSPVMGASIRGLDVSIPLSEKIVERLKQLLLDYKVLCFREQHLSLDAQLAFTRCWGTPLEHTMADQLAGVRNHVQIATNVGPDGKPNGKNPVATAMRWHTDRSWRPDPALATLLYGVETPRTGGETRFCNTSKAYEALSPAMKLLIDGLRVVHSVAYSRRAAGGPEATKYELHIGQPTPHPLVRRHPETGEKAIFLGSHAWMIEGMSEEDSRTIIDELMAFTTQDAFVYQHPWRRHDLVIWDNRCTLHAATPYDTAREVRITHRTVVQGEPTLQSEQA
- a CDS encoding tripartite tricarboxylate transporter substrate binding protein; translated protein: MALCGHHAAAQEQLWTAGKPIRVIVPWAAGGVADATARAMANAMTIRLKHPFIVENKPGATGMIGAAYVATSSPDGYTLLLGNVETHVMDPLLFPKTIRYDPEKSFDSIMEMVRVPMALVARGDIPVQGPHDLVRLAKAAPGKYSYGTWGVGSTAHLAFLLLEQQRGIEMNHVPYNGAPPTYVALRGGHIDFILAQVPWAVDATTDGKARVLGITSATRTTLAPSVPTLAEAGLEDYVFESWMGLYAPRGTPAKFREAMSKELTAWLQTPAARTELAPAGAEPSIGDATQLLKRQTKELEFWRRIVKARSISIE